One part of the Aliivibrio fischeri ATCC 7744 = JCM 18803 = DSM 507 genome encodes these proteins:
- a CDS encoding isochorismate synthase, with product MSTFQDAIESIRHQITQATTSHTISLKLDWSIGEQLIDWLEAQPVFPKFYWQSRDGEEEVAVLGQVKTFTDPSTAQKVLAPQQRIWGGRSFDGRTERNRRCMSSFFFLPQVEITRLGSSWNLMVNLSDDNSRLLSTLNKMTEEFECLSELHCRVTQRINTPEKADWSNMVNKALTAISNKQFEKVVLARKTTLTLDQNLSSAQFLKASRQANSHSFHFMMALDSEHCFIGSTPERLYVRNGYALKTEALAGTIRRGHDEEEDNQLASWLIADKKNQYENRLVVDDIVHRLSKFSLSMNVAESSELVKLRKVQHLKRPISAEINAECSDSQLLDNLQPTAAIAGLPRMSALDFIIDNEPFARGWYSGAVGFLSQQRSEFCVAIRSALVMGNKLHLFAGAGIVPGSEPSSEWDELDRKTSTLCTLLESDTNVSSDITESQVA from the coding sequence TTGTCCACTTTTCAAGATGCCATTGAATCGATTCGTCATCAAATTACACAGGCAACAACATCCCATACAATTTCTTTAAAACTGGATTGGTCTATTGGTGAGCAGCTAATTGATTGGTTAGAAGCACAACCTGTATTTCCTAAGTTTTATTGGCAATCACGTGACGGTGAAGAAGAAGTGGCAGTATTGGGTCAAGTTAAGACGTTTACCGATCCTAGTACCGCTCAAAAAGTTCTCGCACCTCAACAACGTATTTGGGGTGGTCGCTCTTTTGATGGTCGAACTGAGCGCAATCGTCGCTGTATGTCTTCTTTCTTTTTTCTTCCTCAAGTAGAAATTACGCGTTTGGGTTCATCATGGAATCTTATGGTGAACTTGTCAGATGATAATTCTCGTTTGCTCTCTACCTTAAATAAAATGACAGAAGAGTTTGAATGTTTATCTGAATTGCATTGTCGAGTAACTCAGCGCATCAATACGCCTGAAAAAGCAGATTGGTCTAATATGGTGAATAAAGCACTCACTGCAATTTCAAATAAACAATTTGAAAAAGTGGTGTTAGCGCGTAAAACCACATTGACTCTCGATCAAAATTTATCTTCTGCTCAATTTTTAAAAGCCAGCCGTCAAGCTAACAGCCATAGTTTTCATTTTATGATGGCGTTAGACAGCGAGCATTGTTTTATTGGTTCTACACCTGAGCGTTTGTATGTACGTAATGGTTATGCGCTTAAAACCGAAGCATTAGCAGGCACGATTAGGCGTGGTCATGATGAAGAAGAAGATAATCAATTGGCCTCATGGTTAATTGCTGATAAGAAAAACCAGTATGAAAACCGTTTAGTGGTGGACGATATTGTTCACCGTTTATCTAAGTTCAGTCTTTCAATGAACGTTGCAGAATCATCTGAATTGGTGAAATTACGCAAAGTTCAGCATTTAAAACGTCCTATTTCTGCTGAAATTAATGCGGAATGCAGTGACTCTCAATTACTTGATAATTTACAACCAACGGCAGCCATCGCAGGGTTACCTCGTATGTCGGCTTTGGATTTCATTATTGATAATGAACCCTTTGCCCGTGGTTGGTATAGCGGTGCAGTTGGTTTCTTGAGTCAACAGCGCAGTGAATTTTGTGTTGCTATTCGCAGTGCTTTGGTTATGGGTAATAAACTTCATTTATTTGCAGGTGCAGGTATTGTTCCAGGTT
- a CDS encoding pyridoxal phosphate-dependent aminotransferase produces MQNIGMSSKLSSVCYDIRGPVLKHAKRMEEEGHKILKLNIGNPAPFGFDAPDEILVDVIKNLPTSQGYCDSKGIYSARKAVVQHYQRRGLLDLDVEDVYIGNGASELIVMAMQALLNNGDEMLVPAPDYPLWTAAVSLSGGKPVHYMCDEGADWYPDLDDIKKKITPNTKGIVLINPNNPTGAVYSRDFLLQVVEIARQNNLIIFADEIYDKVLYDGAVHTTLATLAPDILTVTFNGLSKAYRVCGFRGGWMFLNGPKDHAQGYIAGLDMLASMRLCANVPMQHAIQTALGGYQSINELLLPGGRLLEQRDKAYDLITQIPGVSCVKPKGAMYLFPKLDPKMYKIKDDQKFVLDFLIKEKVLLVQGTGFNWPTPDHFRIVTLPRVDDLETAIGRLERFLHTYKQ; encoded by the coding sequence ATGCAAAATATTGGAATGTCATCAAAACTTAGCAGTGTATGCTACGACATCCGTGGTCCAGTTCTTAAACATGCTAAGCGAATGGAAGAAGAAGGCCACAAAATTCTTAAGTTAAATATTGGGAATCCAGCCCCATTTGGCTTTGACGCCCCTGATGAAATCCTTGTTGATGTGATTAAAAATCTACCAACATCGCAAGGTTACTGTGATTCAAAAGGCATTTACTCAGCACGTAAAGCCGTTGTTCAGCACTATCAACGTCGCGGTCTATTAGATTTGGACGTAGAAGATGTTTACATCGGTAATGGTGCATCTGAGCTGATCGTTATGGCAATGCAAGCATTGTTAAATAATGGCGATGAGATGCTAGTTCCTGCTCCTGATTACCCATTATGGACAGCGGCAGTGTCACTTTCAGGTGGTAAACCTGTGCATTACATGTGTGATGAAGGGGCAGATTGGTACCCAGATTTAGACGACATTAAAAAGAAAATCACACCAAACACTAAAGGTATCGTGTTAATTAACCCGAATAACCCAACAGGTGCGGTATACAGTCGTGATTTCTTACTGCAAGTTGTCGAAATTGCACGTCAAAACAACCTAATCATTTTTGCTGATGAAATTTATGACAAAGTACTTTATGACGGTGCGGTTCATACTACATTGGCAACATTAGCACCTGATATCTTAACGGTGACATTCAACGGCCTATCTAAAGCCTATCGTGTATGTGGTTTCCGTGGTGGTTGGATGTTCTTAAACGGTCCTAAAGATCACGCTCAAGGTTATATTGCTGGGTTGGATATGCTTGCTTCAATGCGCTTATGTGCAAACGTACCGATGCAACATGCGATTCAAACAGCGTTAGGTGGTTATCAAAGCATTAATGAACTTCTGCTTCCAGGTGGTCGTTTATTAGAACAGCGTGATAAAGCGTATGACCTCATCACCCAAATTCCTGGTGTAAGTTGTGTGAAACCAAAAGGTGCAATGTATCTGTTCCCTAAACTTGATCCTAAGATGTACAAGATTAAAGATGATCAGAAGTTTGTGCTAGATTTCTTAATCAAAGAGAAGGTTCTACTAGTTCAAGGAACTGGCTTTAACTGGCCAACACCTGATCACTTCCGTATCGTGACATTACCACGAGTTGATGATCTAGAAACCGCGATTGGTCGCCTAGAGCGCTTCCTACACACTTACAAGCAATAA
- a CDS encoding dihydrofolate reductase family protein, with translation MSNSVFIATSLDGYIADKNGGLDWLHAIPNPDQNSMGFIEHFERIDAMVMGRNTLDTVLSFDVEWPYSKPVFVLSNTMTSVPEGYEDKVFLVKGELKEVLHEIHAKGFKNLYIDGGVTIQNFLKEDLIDELIITTIPVLLGGGSPLFAGLEQPLNFKFVKSETFLSAIVQNHFVRER, from the coding sequence ATGTCAAACAGTGTATTTATAGCGACAAGTTTAGATGGTTATATTGCAGATAAAAACGGAGGCCTTGATTGGCTACATGCGATTCCAAATCCAGATCAGAACTCTATGGGATTTATCGAACATTTTGAACGTATCGATGCCATGGTGATGGGGCGTAATACTTTGGATACGGTATTAAGTTTTGATGTTGAGTGGCCTTATTCAAAACCGGTTTTTGTTCTGAGTAATACCATGACCTCTGTACCTGAAGGGTATGAAGACAAAGTCTTTTTAGTTAAGGGTGAGTTGAAAGAGGTTCTTCATGAGATTCATGCCAAAGGCTTTAAAAACTTGTATATCGATGGTGGAGTGACTATTCAAAACTTCTTAAAAGAGGACTTGATTGATGAGCTTATTATTACCACTATACCCGTGCTGTTAGGTGGAGGCTCACCATTATTTGCTGGTTTAGAACAACCGCTAAACTTTAAGTTTGTGAAGAGCGAAACTTTCCTTAGTGCGATTGTTCAGAACCACTTTGTACGTGAGCGTTAA
- a CDS encoding AraC family transcriptional regulator → MKSLGELMQSYADHCGFNDLEGIKETAIPGVWFYRSSKGNQRQPFVYQSGIIVLGKGHKNIYIGNQPVHYGPDDYLVVGVPMPLECEAFPENGEPLLGLSIDVDSALLHRLVNELEEAKFQPCIQTSSDGFGLTSVKMANDMLESCKRLMAALHTDLDTKMLGEALLTEIVYRVLTGPEGHVLFNLAHHDSQYARVAKAMNKMHQSYANSLTVQNLAEEANMSVSAFHSAFRKITLESPLQYLKKVRLNKAKELIQLEGKRVNDAAHLVGYTSTSQFSREFKRHFNVTPKGSIA, encoded by the coding sequence ATGAAGTCTTTGGGCGAATTGATGCAAAGCTATGCGGATCATTGTGGGTTTAATGATCTTGAAGGTATTAAAGAAACCGCTATTCCTGGTGTGTGGTTTTATCGCAGTAGTAAAGGAAATCAACGTCAGCCTTTTGTTTATCAGTCAGGGATTATTGTCCTTGGTAAAGGTCATAAGAATATTTATATAGGTAATCAGCCGGTTCATTATGGCCCTGATGATTATTTAGTGGTGGGCGTGCCGATGCCATTAGAGTGCGAAGCATTCCCAGAAAATGGAGAGCCGTTGTTAGGTTTAAGTATTGATGTGGATTCCGCTTTGTTACATCGTTTAGTAAATGAACTAGAAGAAGCAAAGTTTCAACCTTGTATACAAACCTCTTCAGATGGCTTTGGACTAACATCCGTAAAAATGGCGAATGATATGTTGGAGAGCTGTAAGCGATTAATGGCGGCATTACATACAGATCTAGATACAAAAATGCTAGGAGAGGCATTATTGACTGAGATTGTGTATCGAGTGCTGACTGGACCAGAAGGTCACGTATTATTTAATTTAGCGCATCATGATAGCCAGTATGCTCGTGTTGCTAAAGCGATGAATAAGATGCATCAATCGTATGCAAATAGCTTAACTGTGCAAAATTTGGCGGAAGAAGCCAACATGAGTGTTTCTGCTTTTCACTCTGCATTTAGGAAAATCACGCTAGAGTCGCCATTGCAGTATTTAAAAAAAGTACGTTTGAATAAAGCAAAAGAGTTGATTCAATTAGAAGGTAAACGAGTGAATGACGCTGCTCATTTAGTTGGATATACCAGTACTTCTCAATTTAGTCGTGAGTTTAAGCGCCATTTTAATGTGACGCCTAAGGGCAGTATTGCGTAA
- a CDS encoding iron-containing alcohol dehydrogenase: MKFSYVNPTLIHFGQGQIEAIATSIPQDQKVLVIYGGGSIKHNGVYDQVVAALSNHTWLEFSGVEPNPTVETLDKAVTIAKEENVDYILAVGGGSVIDGSKYVAAATKYDGNGWDILIGKHTVTEAVPLGAILTLPATGSESNSGAVITQKSTQTKLPFMASAVQPKFAVLDPDSMKTLPERQLINGIVDAWVHTCEQYLTMPTGAMVQDGYAETLLRNLLTLGAQYDNRDNNEWRSNLMWTANQALNGLIGTGVPHDWATHMIGHELTALYNVDHARSLSIVQPSLLRNQIEAKRAKLEQMGKNVFGLVYTDDLAERTIIEIENFYHSLNSPTELTEHGNDKASAIDAIIKQLEAHGMVALGEHQAITPDVSRKILEDAVK; the protein is encoded by the coding sequence ATGAAATTCTCTTACGTTAACCCTACTCTAATCCATTTTGGCCAAGGTCAAATCGAAGCTATCGCAACATCTATTCCACAAGACCAAAAAGTGCTTGTCATTTATGGTGGTGGTTCTATTAAGCACAATGGTGTTTACGATCAAGTTGTCGCGGCTTTATCCAATCATACATGGCTTGAGTTTTCAGGCGTAGAACCGAATCCAACAGTAGAAACATTAGACAAAGCGGTCACTATCGCTAAAGAAGAAAACGTAGATTACATTCTTGCTGTTGGTGGTGGCTCAGTTATTGATGGCTCAAAATATGTTGCAGCAGCAACCAAATATGACGGTAATGGTTGGGATATCTTAATTGGTAAACACACAGTGACAGAAGCCGTTCCACTTGGTGCAATCTTAACCTTGCCAGCTACAGGTTCTGAATCTAACTCTGGTGCTGTGATTACTCAAAAATCAACACAAACCAAACTGCCTTTCATGGCTTCAGCAGTACAACCTAAATTTGCGGTTCTTGATCCTGATTCAATGAAGACATTACCAGAACGCCAATTAATTAACGGGATTGTTGATGCTTGGGTTCATACTTGTGAGCAGTACTTAACTATGCCAACCGGTGCAATGGTACAGGATGGCTATGCCGAAACCCTACTACGCAACTTACTGACTCTAGGTGCTCAATACGATAACCGTGACAATAATGAGTGGCGCTCAAACCTAATGTGGACAGCTAACCAAGCGCTAAATGGCTTGATTGGTACAGGTGTTCCTCACGATTGGGCAACACATATGATTGGTCATGAGTTAACAGCGCTTTATAACGTAGATCACGCACGCTCTTTATCTATCGTTCAACCGTCTTTACTTCGTAATCAAATCGAAGCAAAACGAGCTAAATTAGAACAAATGGGTAAGAATGTATTTGGGCTTGTTTATACCGATGATTTAGCAGAACGTACTATCATTGAAATTGAAAACTTCTACCACAGCTTAAACTCTCCAACTGAGTTAACGGAGCATGGTAATGATAAAGCATCTGCTATTGATGCCATTATCAAACAGCTTGAAGCTCACGGAATGGTTGCTTTAGGTGAACATCAGGCAATTACACCTGATGTATCACGTAAAATTCTTGAAGACGCTGTAAAATAA
- a CDS encoding DMT family transporter, protein MSQHQPVQGASWMLTAGLAFAIVNSIAQYVSMNFGLPSTMVALVQYAIALVVILPYLRTLGLRNSLRTEHFGMHALRVFLSVIGIQLWLWALAYPVPIWQGIALLMTSPLFATIGSGLFLKEKVGAARWFATLAGFVGAMIILEPWSDSFTWATLLPVGAAFFWACYSLMVKKMSSNDSPSTMVVYLLVLITPFNILLALPEWQTPSGMNVWLLLFCAGVMTALAQWAIVKAYSVADASFVQPFDHAKLPLNVLAGWMVFGWVPPGRLWLGAAIIIASVAFITQWERKKK, encoded by the coding sequence ATGTCTCAACATCAACCGGTTCAAGGCGCTTCTTGGATGCTTACCGCGGGACTTGCTTTTGCGATAGTAAACAGTATTGCTCAATATGTAAGTATGAATTTTGGTCTTCCATCGACTATGGTTGCTTTGGTTCAATACGCTATTGCTTTGGTTGTTATTTTACCTTACCTACGAACATTGGGTCTTCGTAATTCACTTCGAACTGAACATTTTGGTATGCATGCTCTGCGTGTATTTTTATCAGTTATCGGCATTCAGTTATGGCTGTGGGCTCTCGCTTATCCTGTTCCTATTTGGCAAGGTATCGCTCTTTTGATGACATCTCCATTATTTGCAACCATAGGTTCTGGTCTATTTTTAAAAGAGAAAGTAGGAGCGGCTCGTTGGTTTGCGACTTTAGCGGGTTTTGTTGGTGCAATGATCATTCTAGAGCCATGGTCTGATAGCTTTACATGGGCCACATTATTGCCTGTTGGTGCGGCTTTCTTTTGGGCTTGTTATTCGTTAATGGTGAAGAAAATGTCATCAAACGATTCACCATCGACCATGGTTGTGTATTTATTGGTTCTGATTACGCCATTTAATATTTTATTAGCGCTACCTGAATGGCAAACCCCAAGTGGTATGAATGTGTGGTTATTGCTGTTTTGTGCTGGTGTAATGACAGCATTAGCGCAATGGGCAATTGTAAAAGCGTATTCGGTTGCCGATGCTTCATTTGTTCAACCTTTTGATCATGCAAAATTGCCATTAAATGTGTTAGCTGGTTGGATGGTATTTGGATGGGTTCCACCTGGTCGTTTATGGTTAGGTGCTGCTATTATTATTGCTTCTGTTGCGTTTATTACACAATGGGAACGCAAGAAGAAATAA